A region from the Cannabis sativa cultivar Pink pepper isolate KNU-18-1 chromosome 9, ASM2916894v1, whole genome shotgun sequence genome encodes:
- the LOC133031548 gene encoding uncharacterized protein LOC133031548, with the protein MALAAKNKIAFIDGSIPRPESGNTLLPSWLRCNNMVMSWLVNSVSPEIAQSIMYFDQATDMWQDIAERFNEGNGPRIFLDYYNRNQVLQFLTGLNESYASVRAQIVLTEPLPNLSRVFAMIVQEEHQRTLGSSENPPLASSVRPPSTDPPRSKKPRPSCSHCGKPGHLVDKCFFLHGFPPGYGDKKKADKGKAPANHTSSTPNANHTTAPNIPADLTSQCQQLISLLSQQLSQATPSAENTLAASNMAVLPTGGLVQVTKCGTVCINNSLVLHNVLYDPSRKVVIGIAKKHDKLYLLSQDKPLAAASSQSSFDLYTSNVNQWHNRLGHPSLYISNFINKKD; encoded by the exons ATGGCGCTTGCTGCGAAGAACAAAATTGCGTTCATTGATGGCTCCATCCCACGGCCTGAATCTGGTAACACTCTTCTCCCATCTTGGTTGCGTTGTAACAATATGGTGATGTCCTGGTTAGTCAATTCTGTTTCACCTGAAATCGCTCAAAGTATTATGTACTTTGATCAAGCCACCGATATGTGGCAAGATATAGCTGAAAGGTTCAATGAGGGCAATGGACCTCGT ATATTTCTTGACTATTACAATCGAAACCAAGTCTTGCAATTTCTCACTGGCTTGAACGAGTCATATGCCTCGGTTCGAGCCCAAATTGTGTTAACTGAACCACTACCGAACCTCTCTCGAGTCTTTGCTATGATAGTTCAAGAAGAGCATCAACGCACTCTCGGATCTTCAGAAAACCCACCTCTTGCCTCTTCGGTTCGCCCACCATCTACTGATCCTCCAAGAAGTAAAAAACCTCGGCCTTCTTGTTCTCACTGTGGCAAACCAGGTCACCTTGTGGATAAATGTTTTTTCCTCCATGGTTTCCCACCTGGTTATGGGGACAAAAAGAAGGCTGATAAAGGAAAGGCTCCAGCCAATCACACCTCCTCTACACCGAATGCAAATCACACAACAGCCCCCAATATCCCTGCTGATCTTACATCACAATGTCAACAATTAATATCCCTCCTCAGCCAGCAGCTCAGCCAAGCAACTCCATCTGCTGAAAATACACTAGCTGCTTCGAATATGGCCG TTTTACCTACTGGTGGGTTGGTACAAGTCACAAAATGTGGCACAGTTTGCATCAATAACTCTCTTGTTTTGCATAATGTCCTATAT GATCCTTCTCGGAAGGTGGTGATTGGGATAGCTAAGAAACATGACAAATTGTACCTCCTATCTCAAGACAAACCACTTGCTGCTGCCTCTAGTCAATCTTCTTTCGATTTATATACATCAAATGTAAACCAATGGCACAATCGCCTTGGTCATCCATCATTGTATATTTcgaattttataaataaaaaagattga